Proteins co-encoded in one Kutzneria chonburiensis genomic window:
- the thiE gene encoding thiamine phosphate synthase, whose amino-acid sequence MPALDGDQIRKRLADARLYLCTDARTGTNDLAEFVDAALAGGVDIVQLRDKGMEARHELAALEVIAEACARHGALLSVNDRADIAVAAGADVLHLGQDDLPVPLARRIAGDDIVIGRSTHDFAQADAAAAEPAVDYFCTGPCWPTPTKPGRPAPGLDLVRHVTSSRPWFAIGGIDLARLDDVLAAGARRVVVVRAITAAEDPRAAAEALKARLV is encoded by the coding sequence GTGCCAGCACTGGATGGAGATCAGATCAGGAAGCGGCTCGCCGACGCACGGCTCTACCTGTGCACCGACGCCCGCACCGGTACCAACGACCTCGCCGAGTTCGTCGACGCCGCACTTGCCGGCGGCGTGGACATCGTGCAGTTGCGGGACAAGGGCATGGAGGCGCGGCACGAGCTCGCCGCCCTCGAGGTCATCGCCGAGGCCTGCGCCCGCCACGGGGCGCTGCTGTCGGTCAACGACCGGGCCGACATCGCCGTCGCCGCCGGGGCCGATGTGCTGCATCTGGGACAGGACGACCTGCCCGTGCCGCTGGCCCGCCGCATCGCCGGCGACGACATCGTCATCGGCCGGTCCACCCACGACTTCGCCCAGGCCGACGCCGCCGCCGCGGAGCCGGCCGTGGACTACTTCTGCACCGGGCCGTGTTGGCCCACCCCGACCAAGCCCGGCCGCCCGGCCCCTGGTCTGGATCTCGTGCGCCACGTGACGTCTTCGCGGCCCTGGTTCGCCATCGGCGGCATCGACCTGGCCCGCCTGGACGACGTCCTGGCCGCCGGCGCCCGCCGCGTCGTGGTCGTCCGGGCCATCACCGCCGCCGAGGACCCCCGCGCCGCCGCCGAGGCATTGAAGGCTCGCCTGGTGTGA